Below is a window of Rhodamnia argentea isolate NSW1041297 chromosome 11, ASM2092103v1, whole genome shotgun sequence DNA.
TTTTCTTTGCCTAGTTGTGTGCTTAATTGGACCTTTTTCTGTTGACAGGTGATGGTGTTCGATGAGACTTGATCTTCGGCGAATGCTCATGTTGAGGATACTGTCGGCAtggggaagagaaaaagaatccTGTTAATACACTTGATGAAATGTAAAGAAGTCTTTGTGCATATTCCCATTTCTCATTCTCTTCAAAGATCCATTATAAATATTTCTCCTAATTTATCTTTATACTTCGTTTAAACTTGGCTGTGCTGCTTGAAGCTGCAACTGTAAATACGAGCAAAAGCTCAAGTGCATATTGGGAAATGGATTTGTCTGCTCATTGCCTCTCGATTTTTGGGTTTAGTTAAAAACACCACATATAGAAGAAAGGGCTAAGTGGCCAACCAAACGGCACTCTGTCTTGCCTTCGCATTATGGCGCTGACGAGTGACGCGTCTGTCGGGTTCTCTTCTCTGAATTTGCTGATACTTGAACTTTGCCCTTGGTAGAACAATGCGCAAGACTGCGCATCTTGTTTCTTTGGTGTTGGCTAGGCTTCTCGAGTGAGATTTTAAATGAAATGCTTAATGTTGGTCTGAGCGCATGACTTTGCTTCTGTAGTTAAGTCGAAGTATAGCGAACAGCATCTTGAAATACCTGTGGATTCTCACTCAAAAGTGCGGAAGTTTTTCATGGCCAAGTAAAGCCGACGACACTTTCTGTCCCCTCGAAAAGAGGGCGCGAGAGCACGAGATCAGGTAATCCAAACGTGAGTATATCAATCATCACATGTGTGAGACAAGCGATTTCGCATATCCATAGAGCACATCACAAATGGACGTTTATCTGTTGAAACAAGGTGTTGGTAGGCATGGTAAAAACAGGGCAAAACCAGAGCCAGCAAAATTTCCATGAACCATAAGAATTTTATTCACTCATTGTTCGTATATATTATTTATAGTAAAAAAGATAACACAACCATTGTTTTTTTAAACGAGTAAACACAAGCATGACATTTTCATTTCGTCTCTTTTCCGCCAGCGACAACCTCAAAGGCCTGCAGGAACGCCTCAGGGGGCTGGCCGCCGCTCAATCTGTACTTCCCATTTATCTGTTGGAAAAAATGATCTCAGAAAAGGTGTCTCTATGTCATCCAAAAAATTAAGGcaaagtaagagagagagagagagagagagagcatcatTTACCACATAATAAGGAACCCCTGAAATGTTCGATGAGTACTGTTCGAGCTCCTCATTTACCTtgatggagaaaaagaaaataattaaaaggttcGTGAGATTCTTACAATCAGTGGCAAACATCTGGAAGCTGCCAAAACTAAAGAGTTTAACTGCAGCACACTTCAACATTAGTGAAGGATCATTCAAAAATCCATGGAGATAATACTATCCTGAGTCAGCTTagagaaattaaatttctttatgTCTGAAAAGCTCCTTCAACATATTCTACACAATTAGTCACGCATTCTCTCCTGATCTCTAGGTTTTAATGTGAAGcaacaatgagagagagagagagagaaacctctTGCAGTCCATTTTTTGGATTATCTAGAAACTCGGTTGCCCCATCTACTTCAGCCTTGGCAGCAGCTTCCACAAGGAATTCTCTGAATCCAGATTATACAAAGTGTTAAGTTTGAGTTtgcattaaaattaaaatgaagacAAGCAAGTTTCATCAAAAGAATGCTTAAAAAAGCTTCATTTCTAGCTTCATGTTAAGTATAGCTTAACCAAATTTCCCTAGGGATAAGAGTATAGTCTGGAAAATGGTCTCCTTATgattcaaattaaaaatcaagagCATACAATGAAATTGGTCatcctcttttttatttcttttatttgacgTTTTCTCACAATATGAGGATGTTACGCTAAAAGTAGCAAAGAATGGCCCCTCTTTTCCAGCCTAATAGCCTTTATCAAGTATAACCAACACACCCAGCAATGATATCCGTGTGTCTTAATCCCACATTCAAACACTAACAAGAACAAACATAATGATTCGGGGAAATCTTATAAATTTCTTCCAGACAAATTGGGCAGTAGTATCAGCTAAACCAAACTCTGTTTTTCCTTGGGAAGAGGCTTAAACTATTCAGACAAAGTGAAGCCAAGGGTCATGATGCATGTTTGACACTATGGCCGTACAGGACTTTAGATTAAAAAGCACTATTCCCAATGGAATAAAGCAAATTCTGAAGGAAAAATTAGAGGGGAAAAGAATGTGCATGGTGATGAAGTGATAAGGGATGTTACAAAGCTCAGCAATCCACTTCGATGCGTGCATGGACACATATAACCACATGTAGCTCAACGCAAGTACAGCAAGTGAACTCACCTGTCACCAATATATCGTCCCTGGGTGAAGTAGCCAATGAATAGCTCCTCCACAAGTTTATGTTGCTTCTCGAGCCCCTGTGTCCCAGCATAGTATACAAGCCTGTGGCTATCCACAGTATTTCCCCTGTTCATATATTATATATGTTCTTAATA
It encodes the following:
- the LOC115753440 gene encoding uncharacterized protein YwbO isoform X2, with the protein product MAESAGNDAGKKLIRIDISSDTVCPWCCIGKKNLDKAIATAKNRFDFEIKWHPFFLNPSAPKEGVNKKEYYLKKFGSHSESMEARMRELFRGIGLEYNMSGLTGNTVDSHRLVYYAGTQGLEKQHKLVEELFIGYFTQGRYIGDREFLVEAAAKAEVDGATEFLDNPKNGLQEVNEELEQYSSNISGVPYYVINGKYRLSGGQPPEAFLQAFEVVAGGKETK